In Actinomycetota bacterium, a single genomic region encodes these proteins:
- a CDS encoding Rrf2 family transcriptional regulator, producing MEPQDQVLEAMRAAGEPLSAGQVAERTGLDRKVVDKVMDALKKSGAIESPKRCYWQPKA from the coding sequence ATGGAGCCTCAGGATCAGGTTTTGGAAGCGATGCGCGCGGCCGGCGAGCCGTTGAGTGCAGGCCAAGTAGCCGAGAGAACCGGCCTTGATCGCAAGGTCGTGGACAAGGTCATGGACGCACTCAAGAAGAGTGGTGCGATCGAGTCGCCCAAACGCTGCTACTGGCAGCCAAAGGCCTAG
- a CDS encoding arsenate reductase ArsC, with product MAPRKRVLFVCVENSNRSQMAEAFARILGGTAVEAYSAGSRPSGVVNPKAIEAMRELGYDLAAHGSKSLDELPDVEFDFVATMGCGDACPLVRARKRADWSIPDPKHLPPEEFRAVRDLIRDKVRSALEELGVSSAQ from the coding sequence GTGGCACCGCGCAAGCGTGTGCTGTTTGTTTGCGTCGAAAACTCGAACCGCAGTCAGATGGCCGAGGCATTCGCCCGCATCCTCGGCGGAACAGCTGTCGAGGCGTATAGCGCTGGTTCTCGGCCTTCAGGTGTGGTCAATCCGAAAGCGATTGAGGCCATGCGCGAGCTAGGATACGATCTCGCGGCACACGGATCGAAATCGCTCGACGAGCTTCCGGATGTGGAGTTTGATTTTGTGGCTACGATGGGTTGCGGAGATGCCTGCCCGCTGGTGCGGGCCAGGAAGCGGGCCGACTGGTCTATCCCCGACCCCAAGCACTTGCCTCCGGAAGAGTTCCGGGCAGTGCGCGACTTGATCCGGGACAAGGTGCGATCTGCTTTGGAGGAGTTGGGAGTATCTAGCGCCCAGTGA